In one Clostridia bacterium genomic region, the following are encoded:
- a CDS encoding M1 family metallopeptidase translates to MRRAHHLLLLLIVAVSVASSSQAATQPARKVQPAPSQTTLSQRVVAYQIEGKYDAKTHTFDGVETLTYKNLTGQPLDKFPFHLYLNAFQPNSSMMKEIRWSGGSRDSKGKWDEKLAASNEIKSLEVVGMGDLTKQMKFISPDDGNPDDRTVFEVQLPRPVPPGADVQFKIAFKAKFGEPLERAGYKREYILAGQWFPKVGVWWKSSLSSPKGDPNETKPGWNCHQYHSATEFFADFGTFDVKLTLPQNFVFGSTGVVTSDKNNGDGTKTMTIHAEDVHDFAWTAAPDFQVVEDSVQLSTGTVKIRALMAPGHMGSAQRYITAAQGTMKKFDEWYGPYPYPQLTIVDPPSGAGATGGMEYPMFITADTSWLMPKSLLLPEIVTEHEFGHQYWYGMVGSNEFEDAWLDEGINSYAEVKALDALYGRATSILNSRLGVAGDREMQRVSYDTAADIDPLSRNAWQYGSFGSYGSVTYGKTATILLTLEHIIGEDMLRKALHTYFMKYRFQHPTEQDFMNTVNEVAGQDLTWYWQQAVYGTQTLDDRILSTTSDRMDWAVKNPSKEKKGETMYHSQVVVHRRGTFQFPVLLEVKFDNGETLREQWDGNDRWHKFSWEKKAKIVSAEIDPDHQVLLDKDEFNNSYVVKADRAATQKLTAYWQVFAQWFGQMLAWLT, encoded by the coding sequence ATGCGCCGTGCGCATCATCTGCTTCTTCTATTGATCGTGGCCGTCTCCGTAGCCTCATCGTCTCAGGCAGCTACGCAGCCTGCGAGGAAAGTGCAACCAGCCCCGTCGCAAACAACGCTCTCACAGCGCGTAGTGGCCTACCAGATCGAGGGCAAGTACGACGCCAAGACGCACACATTCGACGGCGTGGAGACCTTGACCTACAAGAACCTGACTGGACAGCCGCTCGACAAGTTTCCGTTCCACCTGTATCTGAATGCCTTCCAGCCGAATTCTTCGATGATGAAGGAGATTCGCTGGAGCGGCGGTTCGCGCGACTCTAAGGGTAAGTGGGACGAAAAGCTTGCGGCCTCGAACGAGATCAAGTCACTGGAAGTCGTTGGCATGGGCGATCTCACGAAGCAGATGAAATTCATCTCGCCTGATGACGGAAACCCGGATGACCGCACGGTCTTCGAAGTGCAACTGCCAAGACCAGTGCCGCCTGGCGCCGACGTTCAATTCAAAATCGCGTTCAAGGCGAAGTTCGGCGAGCCGCTGGAGCGCGCAGGTTACAAGCGAGAATACATCCTGGCCGGGCAGTGGTTCCCAAAGGTGGGCGTGTGGTGGAAGTCGAGCCTGTCGAGTCCGAAGGGTGATCCGAATGAAACGAAACCCGGCTGGAACTGCCACCAGTATCACAGCGCAACAGAGTTCTTTGCGGATTTCGGAACGTTCGATGTGAAGCTTACGTTGCCGCAAAACTTCGTCTTCGGATCTACCGGCGTGGTCACCTCCGACAAGAACAATGGAGACGGCACGAAGACGATGACCATTCATGCCGAGGACGTGCATGACTTCGCGTGGACGGCCGCACCGGACTTCCAGGTGGTTGAAGACTCCGTGCAACTGAGCACCGGCACTGTGAAGATTCGCGCGCTGATGGCGCCTGGGCACATGGGTTCGGCGCAGCGGTACATTACCGCGGCGCAGGGCACGATGAAAAAGTTCGACGAGTGGTACGGACCCTATCCGTATCCCCAACTAACGATTGTTGACCCGCCGAGCGGAGCGGGTGCGACCGGCGGCATGGAGTATCCGATGTTCATCACGGCGGATACGTCGTGGCTGATGCCGAAATCCTTGCTCCTCCCCGAGATAGTGACGGAGCACGAATTCGGTCACCAATACTGGTACGGCATGGTGGGCAGCAATGAATTCGAAGACGCATGGCTGGATGAGGGCATCAACAGCTATGCGGAAGTGAAGGCGCTGGACGCGCTATACGGGAGGGCGACAAGCATTCTGAACTCGCGCCTGGGCGTCGCAGGCGACCGCGAGATGCAGCGAGTCTCCTACGACACCGCCGCCGATATCGACCCGCTCTCGCGGAACGCGTGGCAGTACGGCAGCTTTGGGTCGTATGGCAGCGTGACCTACGGTAAAACGGCAACGATTCTGCTTACGCTCGAGCACATCATTGGCGAAGATATGCTGCGGAAAGCCCTGCACACCTATTTTATGAAGTATCGCTTCCAGCATCCGACGGAGCAGGACTTCATGAATACCGTCAACGAAGTCGCGGGGCAGGACCTGACGTGGTATTGGCAACAGGCGGTATACGGAACGCAGACTCTGGACGACCGAATCCTTTCGACCACCTCCGATCGCATGGATTGGGCTGTCAAGAATCCTTCCAAAGAGAAGAAGGGAGAAACGATGTACCACTCACAGGTGGTGGTCCATCGCCGCGGAACGTTCCAGTTCCCTGTCTTGCTGGAAGTGAAGTTCGATAACGGAGAGACTCTCCGCGAGCAGTGGGATGGCAACGACCGTTGGCATAAGTTCTCGTGGGAGAAGAAGGCGAAGATCGTTTCCGCCGAGATCGACCCCGATCACCAGGTGCTGTTGGATAAGGACGAGTTCAACAACAGCTACGTGGTGAAGGCCGACCGGGCGGCAACACAGAAACTTACGGCGTACTGGCAGGTATTCGCTCAATGGTTCGGCCAGATGCTGGCATGGCTCACCTGA
- a CDS encoding 6-phosphofructokinase, which produces MKIGILTGGGDCPGLNAVIRAVVRKGIFHFDDEFIGFLEGWRGVVENKTMQLDLQAVAGILPRGGTILRTSRTNPASREGGLELCIKNLEANGVQALIAIGGDDTMSVAEQLNRNGVKIVGVPKTIDNDLSGTDFCFGFDTAVGVATDAIDRLHSTAEAHNRIIVVEVMGRDSGWIAMYSGIAGGADVILIPEKPFDIDEVSEILKRRHARGRYFSIVVVAEGAKFASDVDPQHGAPILQDLARDEFGHVRLGGIGTVLAREIEKRVGFETRSVVLGHLQRGGSPTPFDRVLATRYGIGAIDMVHSGQFGLMAALRGTEIVAIPIAEAVNKTRLIDPKLIEVADGLHDSMLEPATHVAVKRD; this is translated from the coding sequence ATGAAGATTGGCATCCTGACTGGCGGCGGCGATTGTCCCGGGTTGAATGCGGTAATTCGCGCCGTGGTTCGCAAGGGCATCTTCCATTTTGACGACGAGTTTATCGGCTTCCTTGAAGGCTGGCGCGGCGTGGTCGAGAACAAGACGATGCAGTTGGACCTTCAGGCGGTCGCGGGCATTCTGCCCCGCGGCGGAACAATTCTGCGCACATCCCGCACGAACCCTGCAAGCCGTGAGGGCGGGCTTGAACTCTGCATCAAGAACCTCGAAGCCAATGGTGTCCAAGCCCTCATCGCAATCGGCGGAGACGACACGATGAGTGTTGCGGAACAGCTAAATAGGAATGGCGTAAAGATCGTTGGCGTGCCAAAGACAATCGACAACGACCTCAGCGGCACAGATTTCTGCTTCGGGTTCGATACTGCTGTGGGCGTGGCCACCGATGCTATCGATCGCTTGCACTCTACGGCCGAAGCCCATAACCGCATCATTGTTGTAGAAGTGATGGGGCGCGACTCGGGATGGATCGCCATGTACTCGGGAATTGCGGGCGGCGCGGATGTGATCCTGATCCCTGAAAAGCCGTTCGACATCGATGAAGTTTCCGAAATACTGAAAAGACGCCACGCACGCGGACGCTACTTCAGTATCGTGGTGGTTGCCGAAGGAGCGAAGTTTGCCAGCGACGTCGATCCCCAGCATGGCGCACCGATCTTGCAGGACCTCGCACGCGACGAATTCGGACACGTTCGACTGGGCGGCATTGGTACGGTTCTGGCGCGAGAGATAGAAAAGCGGGTGGGTTTCGAAACGCGTTCCGTGGTGCTCGGCCACTTGCAGCGTGGCGGGTCGCCGACGCCCTTCGACCGCGTACTCGCTACACGTTACGGTATTGGCGCAATCGACATGGTGCACTCCGGCCAGTTCGGTCTGATGGCGGCGCTACGCGGTACTGAGATCGTGGCGATTCCTATAGCCGAGGCGGTGAATAAGACGCGACTGATCGATCCGAAGCTGATAGAGGTTGCCGACGGACTGCACGACAGCATGTTGGAGCCTGCGACCCATGTGGCCGTCAAGCGAGACTGA
- the acs gene encoding acetate--CoA ligase, whose amino-acid sequence MSSPIKIPAQNIGSYSSSEEEYAPPSIVANNAILKHWRAEYHRSVADPDYFWGEFAKKFTWSKRWNKVWEWDGIHHKWFLGARTNITINALDRHAKSERFNRVAYIWLGEDGTERVITYGQLYRMVCRFANGLKSLDVRKGDRVIIYMPLTIEGIVAMLACARIGAIHSVVYAGLGHTALRDRITDAEAKIIICAEKGYRRGKDVPLKTIVDEAIDGLSFVEKVIVAPRGDGKLDLTAPLEMDFRELMKHSSECPAEDMDSEDPLFILYTSGTTGKPKGVVHVHGGFMVGTTYHLASFFDVGERDIFWCTSDIGWIVGHSYIVYGPLCAGVTTLVREGAIDYPNPGVAWEIVERYGVTKMFTAPTALRMFMRHGEKYPSNCDLTSLRVIACAGEPLNPEAWRWAQTYLAGDGKWGYVIDNWWQTELGGPTLGTPVTMGVRPGKAGVPLPGVEADVVDAEGKPVHPGLGGRLILKRPFPHMMRTIWKDDARYVRDWLEIDRAYVTGDVAIKDADGYITVLGRADDVLNVAGHRIGTAEVESALVSHPAVAEAAAIGIPDAMKGESIKAYVQVRSGHAASETLAAALIDHVRRELGPIASPGAIEFVAALPKTRSGKIMRRLLKAQATGAEIGDLSTLET is encoded by the coding sequence ATGAGTAGCCCAATCAAGATCCCGGCCCAGAATATCGGCAGTTATTCCAGCAGCGAAGAAGAGTACGCACCTCCATCCATTGTTGCGAATAACGCGATTCTCAAGCACTGGCGCGCGGAATACCACCGCTCGGTCGCCGACCCCGACTACTTCTGGGGCGAATTCGCCAAGAAATTCACCTGGAGCAAGCGCTGGAATAAAGTGTGGGAATGGGACGGGATCCACCACAAGTGGTTTCTCGGCGCGCGGACAAATATCACGATTAACGCGCTTGACCGTCACGCGAAATCCGAGCGTTTCAACCGTGTCGCCTATATCTGGCTGGGAGAAGACGGCACCGAGCGGGTCATCACCTACGGACAGCTCTATCGTATGGTGTGCCGATTCGCCAACGGCCTCAAATCGCTAGACGTTCGTAAGGGCGACCGCGTCATTATTTATATGCCGCTCACCATTGAGGGCATTGTTGCCATGCTGGCCTGTGCCCGCATCGGTGCCATTCACTCCGTCGTCTACGCAGGGCTCGGCCATACGGCCCTGCGCGATCGTATTACGGACGCCGAAGCGAAGATCATCATCTGCGCTGAAAAAGGATACCGGCGCGGCAAAGACGTTCCGCTGAAGACAATTGTGGATGAAGCAATCGATGGCCTCAGCTTCGTGGAGAAGGTCATCGTCGCACCACGTGGAGATGGCAAACTCGACCTGACCGCTCCGCTGGAAATGGACTTCCGCGAACTGATGAAGCACTCCTCCGAGTGTCCCGCGGAAGATATGGATTCCGAAGATCCGCTGTTCATCCTCTACACCTCCGGCACCACGGGCAAGCCGAAGGGCGTAGTGCACGTGCACGGCGGATTCATGGTCGGCACCACGTATCACCTCGCGTCCTTTTTCGACGTCGGTGAGCGCGACATCTTCTGGTGTACGTCAGATATCGGCTGGATCGTTGGCCACAGCTACATCGTTTACGGACCGCTCTGCGCCGGTGTCACGACGCTCGTGCGCGAGGGTGCAATCGATTACCCGAATCCCGGTGTCGCGTGGGAGATCGTAGAACGGTATGGCGTTACCAAGATGTTTACAGCGCCCACCGCGCTCCGTATGTTCATGCGCCATGGCGAAAAGTATCCATCCAATTGCGATCTCACCAGCTTGCGCGTCATCGCATGTGCCGGTGAGCCACTCAATCCGGAAGCCTGGCGCTGGGCGCAGACCTATCTCGCAGGTGACGGCAAGTGGGGCTACGTGATCGACAACTGGTGGCAAACGGAACTGGGTGGGCCCACGTTGGGAACGCCCGTGACTATGGGCGTGCGTCCGGGTAAAGCGGGCGTGCCACTGCCCGGCGTGGAAGCCGACGTGGTGGATGCCGAGGGCAAGCCTGTGCATCCGGGCCTGGGTGGACGCCTTATCCTGAAACGTCCATTCCCTCACATGATGCGCACCATCTGGAAGGACGATGCACGTTACGTTCGTGATTGGCTGGAGATCGATCGCGCTTACGTGACTGGCGACGTCGCCATCAAGGACGCCGACGGCTATATCACGGTGCTCGGCCGCGCCGACGATGTGCTCAACGTTGCCGGACATCGCATCGGCACCGCCGAAGTTGAAAGCGCTCTCGTTTCACACCCCGCCGTTGCCGAAGCTGCCGCCATAGGCATTCCAGACGCAATGAAGGGCGAAAGCATTAAAGCCTACGTACAGGTGCGTTCAGGACACGCCGCGTCCGAGACGCTTGCCGCCGCGCTTATCGACCACGTTCGCCGCGAGCTGGGTCCCATTGCTTCGCCGGGCGCGATCGAGTTTGTGGCTGCTTTACCGAAAACGCGTTCCGGCAAGATCATGCGCCGTCTGCTGAAAGCGCAAGCAACGGGTGCCGAGATCGGCGATTTGTCCACGCTGGAGACATAG
- a CDS encoding L-lactate dehydrogenase: MSGSQANPVRVAIVGAGHVGATFAYALMFSGVAAEIVLIDTDQARVEGEAMDLNHTEPFTRPTRVWAGSYDDCAGATVTVVAAGAGQRLGETRLDLVRKNAAIFSQIIPEIARRNPQGIILVATNPVDALTYISVKLSGMPSRRVLGSGTILDTARFRHLLSRYFQVDARSVHAYIIGEHGDSEVPVWSLANIAGLRLPDYADLNGIAHDAGTMDAIFRETRDAAYHIIERKGATYYAVAAGLLRIVEAIVRDQRTVLSVSSLVDEYYGIHDVCLSLPTIVGRNGIERVLKLHLSDAEAQGIRKSAEVLRTTSAEANLAA, encoded by the coding sequence ATGTCCGGTTCCCAAGCTAATCCCGTTCGCGTTGCCATTGTTGGAGCTGGACACGTTGGCGCCACTTTCGCCTACGCTCTCATGTTCAGCGGCGTCGCAGCCGAGATCGTCCTTATTGACACTGACCAGGCCCGCGTTGAAGGCGAGGCCATGGACCTCAACCACACCGAGCCGTTCACCCGTCCTACACGCGTATGGGCTGGCAGCTATGACGATTGCGCCGGAGCCACTGTTACCGTTGTAGCCGCCGGCGCAGGACAACGTCTCGGTGAGACGCGCCTGGACCTTGTTCGCAAGAACGCAGCAATCTTCAGCCAAATCATTCCAGAGATAGCGCGCCGCAATCCGCAAGGCATCATCCTGGTCGCGACGAATCCGGTTGACGCGCTCACCTACATCTCGGTCAAGCTCTCCGGGATGCCGTCGCGGCGCGTACTCGGCTCGGGCACCATTCTCGACACTGCGCGTTTCCGCCACCTGCTCAGTAGATATTTTCAGGTGGATGCGCGCAGCGTGCACGCTTACATCATCGGCGAGCACGGAGACAGTGAGGTTCCCGTGTGGTCGCTTGCGAACATCGCAGGACTGCGCCTGCCCGATTACGCCGACCTGAACGGCATTGCGCACGACGCCGGCACCATGGACGCTATCTTCCGCGAGACCCGCGACGCCGCTTATCACATCATCGAGCGCAAGGGTGCTACATACTACGCGGTCGCCGCCGGTCTGCTGCGCATTGTCGAAGCCATCGTGCGCGATCAGCGCACCGTGCTTTCCGTCTCCAGTTTGGTCGACGAGTACTACGGAATCCACGATGTCTGCTTGAGTCTACCGACGATCGTCGGTCGCAACGGAATCGAGCGCGTGCTCAAACTGCACCTGAGTGACGCGGAAGCCCAGGGGATTAGAAAATCGGCGGAAGTGCTTCGCACTACCTCTGCCGAAGCGAATCTCGCCGCCTGA
- the acs gene encoding acetate--CoA ligase, producing the protein MADTTASHVHIDSTLQESRLFEPPADFSKNAHIKSAAEFERIYKEAAEDPEGFWGNIAGDLHWFKPWDKVLEWNTPFAKWFVGGEFNLSYNCLDRHVQSWRRNKAAIIWEGEPGDSRTLTYQQLLTEVQRFSNVLKKLGIQKGDRVAIYMGMVPELPVAMLACARIGAVHSVIFGGFSANALVDRITDQHAVAVVTQDGGYRRGTEVKLKETVDEALHRCPSVKHVVVYRRTGSQVAMEPGRDHWWHDLMAGTSDDCPAEPLDSEHPLYILYTSGTTGKPKGIVHTTAGYAVGTYITSKWVFDLKDEDIYWCTADIGWVTGHSYIVYGPLQNGATSLMYEGAPNFPELDRFWRIIEKYKVNVFYTAPTAIRTFIKWGEQWPNRCDLSSLRLLGTVGEPINPEAWMWYRETIGKGKCPIVDTWWQTETGMIMITPLPGAIPTKPGSATRPFPGIVAEVVTRTGERVPLGSGGYLVIRKPWPAMLRTIFGDPDRYVRQYWSDIPGVYFTGDGAREDKDGYFWIMGRVDDVLNVSGHRLSTMEIESAIVAHDKVAEAAVVGRPDEIKGQAVCAFITLESGRTPSNELKEELRAWVAKEIGSMAKPDDIRFTDQLPKTRSGKIMRRLLRELAAGGDVKGDTTTLEDLTVIARLKQSEE; encoded by the coding sequence ATGGCGGACACGACTGCGTCTCACGTGCATATCGATTCCACGCTGCAAGAAAGCCGATTATTCGAGCCACCTGCTGATTTCAGCAAGAACGCCCACATTAAGAGTGCGGCGGAGTTTGAGCGCATCTATAAGGAAGCCGCAGAGGATCCCGAAGGATTCTGGGGCAATATCGCCGGGGATCTGCACTGGTTCAAGCCCTGGGACAAAGTTCTCGAGTGGAATACGCCTTTCGCTAAATGGTTTGTCGGCGGAGAGTTCAACCTCAGCTACAACTGTCTGGATCGTCACGTCCAGTCATGGCGGCGCAATAAAGCCGCGATCATCTGGGAAGGTGAACCCGGTGACAGCCGCACGCTGACATACCAGCAGTTGCTCACAGAAGTCCAGAGGTTCTCAAACGTCCTAAAGAAGCTTGGCATCCAGAAGGGCGATCGTGTAGCCATCTACATGGGAATGGTTCCGGAACTGCCCGTTGCCATGTTGGCCTGCGCAAGAATCGGCGCGGTGCATTCGGTCATCTTTGGCGGCTTCTCGGCAAACGCTCTCGTCGATCGCATCACTGACCAGCACGCGGTTGCTGTCGTCACGCAGGATGGAGGCTACCGCCGCGGCACAGAAGTGAAGCTGAAAGAGACCGTGGACGAAGCTCTGCATCGCTGTCCCAGCGTGAAGCACGTTGTCGTCTATCGCCGCACAGGTTCACAGGTTGCTATGGAACCGGGACGCGACCACTGGTGGCACGACCTCATGGCCGGCACCAGCGACGACTGTCCCGCAGAACCGCTAGATTCCGAGCATCCGCTTTACATTCTTTACACCTCCGGCACTACCGGAAAGCCGAAGGGCATCGTACACACGACAGCCGGCTACGCTGTCGGCACCTACATCACGTCTAAGTGGGTGTTTGACCTCAAGGACGAAGATATCTACTGGTGCACCGCCGACATCGGGTGGGTCACGGGACACAGCTACATCGTCTATGGTCCATTGCAGAATGGAGCCACGTCGCTCATGTATGAAGGCGCGCCGAACTTTCCCGAACTTGATCGCTTTTGGCGCATCATCGAGAAATACAAGGTCAACGTGTTCTACACCGCACCGACTGCGATCCGGACATTCATTAAGTGGGGCGAGCAGTGGCCGAATCGGTGCGACCTCAGCAGCCTGCGCCTGCTCGGCACCGTCGGTGAGCCTATCAATCCAGAAGCGTGGATGTGGTATCGCGAGACTATCGGCAAGGGCAAATGCCCGATCGTCGATACCTGGTGGCAGACGGAAACCGGCATGATCATGATCACGCCGCTCCCGGGTGCCATTCCCACCAAGCCCGGTTCCGCGACACGACCGTTTCCGGGCATCGTCGCTGAAGTCGTTACCCGCACCGGCGAGCGTGTTCCGCTCGGCTCTGGAGGTTACCTTGTTATTAGGAAGCCCTGGCCTGCGATGCTGCGCACGATTTTCGGAGACCCCGATCGTTACGTGAGGCAGTACTGGTCGGACATTCCGGGCGTGTACTTTACCGGAGACGGCGCGCGTGAAGACAAGGACGGATATTTCTGGATCATGGGCCGCGTCGATGACGTGCTCAACGTCAGCGGACACCGCCTTTCGACCATGGAAATCGAGTCGGCCATTGTGGCGCATGACAAGGTCGCCGAGGCCGCCGTCGTAGGGCGTCCGGATGAGATCAAGGGACAAGCCGTGTGCGCCTTCATCACGCTGGAATCCGGGCGAACCCCATCGAACGAACTGAAAGAAGAGTTGCGCGCGTGGGTGGCGAAGGAAATCGGGTCGATGGCAAAGCCCGATGACATTCGCTTCACCGACCAGCTTCCCAAGACTCGCTCCGGCAAAATCATGCGGCGTTTGTTGCGAGAACTCGCCGCCGGTGGCGACGTCAAGGGTGACACGACGACACTGGAAGATCTTACCGTGATCGCCCGACTGAAACAGAGTGAAGAGTAG
- a CDS encoding fibronectin type III domain-containing protein, translating into MRKEIAIAALALVFGATSTLALPVPVPAQPQAAQGQNAVQIVNQPQAQVTSSNSAKVVWTTNVNSGGIVKYGTDPNNLNQTANAPWGGTTHEVTLTNLQPNTTYYYQAVSQHGQGTGTGALSPVQQFSTQGQSASGSAGNPSTTGQAKAGDNVVILAGPVVQDLQGNTAKLWWQTDDMAATDVRYGLSPNSMDQRAYERGGNRDHSVQLTNLQPGRAYYYAILKRDGSVRTTGQFQTPQNMGSPVNANAMITNGPVIEYLGDNRAVISWTTAAPASSVVQYGTDQNAMTQMAQAQWGTNHRVELNNLQPNTRYYFQVQSAQSQGTNQMAQGNTGQFQTVGQGQQALTTSPQRR; encoded by the coding sequence ATGCGCAAAGAAATTGCAATCGCTGCGTTGGCATTGGTGTTCGGCGCTACAAGTACGCTTGCGCTGCCAGTTCCTGTTCCTGCCCAGCCGCAAGCGGCGCAGGGGCAGAACGCAGTCCAGATCGTAAATCAACCTCAAGCGCAGGTTACGAGCAGCAACTCGGCGAAGGTGGTCTGGACCACGAACGTGAACTCTGGCGGCATCGTGAAGTATGGCACCGATCCCAACAACCTGAACCAGACGGCAAATGCGCCCTGGGGCGGCACCACCCACGAGGTCACGCTGACGAACTTGCAGCCTAATACGACCTACTATTATCAGGCTGTAAGCCAGCACGGTCAGGGTACCGGAACCGGTGCACTAAGCCCCGTCCAGCAGTTCTCGACGCAAGGCCAGTCGGCCAGCGGCTCTGCCGGGAATCCGAGCACAACAGGACAGGCAAAGGCCGGCGATAACGTTGTGATCCTCGCCGGACCTGTGGTGCAGGATCTGCAGGGAAACACGGCTAAGCTATGGTGGCAGACCGACGATATGGCGGCAACCGACGTGCGCTACGGGTTATCTCCCAACAGCATGGACCAACGCGCATATGAGCGTGGAGGAAATCGCGACCACTCGGTTCAGCTCACGAACCTGCAACCCGGTAGAGCCTATTACTATGCGATTCTGAAGCGCGACGGCAGCGTCCGCACGACAGGGCAGTTCCAGACGCCTCAGAACATGGGTAGCCCAGTAAATGCGAACGCGATGATCACCAACGGTCCGGTAATCGAGTACCTCGGAGATAATCGCGCCGTGATCTCATGGACTACCGCGGCTCCCGCAAGCAGCGTTGTGCAATACGGCACTGACCAGAACGCGATGACGCAGATGGCGCAGGCGCAGTGGGGCACCAACCACCGCGTTGAACTCAACAACCTTCAACCGAATACACGTTACTACTTCCAAGTGCAGTCGGCACAATCGCAGGGAACCAACCAGATGGCCCAAGGCAACACGGGGCAGTTCCAAACGGTGGGACAGGGGCAGCAGGCTCTGACGACCTCGCCTCAGCGACGTTAA
- a CDS encoding alpha/beta fold hydrolase — MSQDAKIRSLRLDGAVGRLEALLNTGSAQPEYAAVVCHPHPLFGGTMHNKVVFHAMKALNGFGFPVLRFNFRGVGTSVGEHDQGRGESDDVRTALDWLKQEFGLPIIFAGFSFGAAIGLRAACPDDAVQALISLGTPVLAEGRAYRYDYLRTCAKPKLFLSSDHDEHAPKERLEKLMSDVAEPRQLVLIEGGDHFFAGHLLEMRAAIEQWIRDVIKPREAVTL; from the coding sequence ATGTCGCAAGACGCGAAAATTCGTTCATTGCGCCTCGATGGCGCCGTAGGCCGGTTGGAGGCGCTCCTGAATACAGGTAGCGCCCAACCCGAATACGCCGCCGTGGTCTGCCACCCGCATCCGCTCTTCGGCGGCACCATGCACAACAAGGTTGTATTCCACGCCATGAAGGCCCTGAATGGCTTCGGTTTTCCAGTGCTGCGATTTAACTTCCGAGGCGTCGGAACCAGCGTTGGCGAACATGACCAGGGACGCGGGGAATCGGATGATGTGCGCACCGCGTTGGATTGGCTCAAGCAGGAGTTTGGCCTCCCTATCATCTTCGCCGGATTTTCTTTCGGAGCCGCCATCGGCTTGCGCGCTGCCTGTCCAGACGACGCGGTTCAGGCGCTGATCTCCCTCGGAACGCCTGTCCTCGCCGAAGGCCGCGCTTACAGGTATGACTATCTGCGAACGTGCGCCAAGCCAAAGCTCTTCCTCAGCAGCGACCACGATGAGCACGCTCCAAAGGAACGCCTTGAGAAACTGATGAGCGATGTCGCCGAACCCAGGCAACTGGTGCTCATCGAAGGCGGCGATCACTTCTTCGCCGGCCACCTGCTCGAAATGCGAGCGGCCATCGAGCAGTGGATTCGCGATGTTATCAAGCCCCGCGAGGCCGTTACTTTATAA
- a CDS encoding c-type cytochrome: MKSYKPVWVAVFVLAVAMFLVLPSISWAADDAAVLYKTKCAACHGAEGMANTPMAKKQNITSFAADKVQKAKIADIEDCILNGGKEKKASHVFAAKGVSKEDAGKLATYVKSLGKK; the protein is encoded by the coding sequence ATGAAATCGTACAAGCCAGTCTGGGTGGCAGTATTCGTTTTGGCGGTAGCGATGTTCCTGGTGCTGCCTAGCATCTCGTGGGCAGCAGATGACGCTGCCGTACTCTATAAGACCAAGTGTGCTGCTTGCCATGGCGCAGAAGGAATGGCAAACACGCCCATGGCGAAGAAGCAGAACATCACTTCTTTTGCCGCCGATAAAGTGCAAAAGGCGAAAATCGCTGATATTGAAGACTGCATCCTGAACGGAGGCAAAGAGAAGAAGGCCTCGCACGTGTTTGCAGCCAAGGGCGTGAGTAAAGAAGACGCCGGAAAGCTTGCTACATACGTCAAGAGTTTAGGAAAGAAGTAG
- a CDS encoding Crp/Fnr family transcriptional regulator — protein sequence MGSPYGLELVENCLICKLRSDSFFCGLPKASLEAFERIKFTAAYPAGAVLFVEGQSPRGIYMLCKGRVKMSTTSRDGKTLILKIAQPGEVLGLHATVSGTPYEITAETGQPCQLNFIKRDDFLRFLQEHGDACLKAAQHLSRDCQSAYQQIRSLGLSHSAPERLARLLIEWSHSEDHTSDGTRIKVALTHEEIAQIIGTSRETVTRTLADFRKKQIAILKGSTLTIKNKPMLERLVGA from the coding sequence GTGGGTTCGCCATATGGCCTTGAGCTCGTCGAGAATTGCCTAATCTGTAAGCTGCGGTCCGACAGTTTTTTCTGCGGACTGCCGAAGGCTTCACTGGAAGCCTTCGAGAGAATTAAGTTCACAGCCGCCTATCCGGCGGGCGCGGTGCTGTTTGTCGAGGGGCAGTCGCCCCGTGGTATTTACATGCTGTGTAAAGGCCGCGTGAAGATGTCGACCACATCGAGGGATGGGAAGACGCTGATCCTCAAGATCGCGCAACCCGGTGAAGTGCTTGGCCTACACGCTACTGTTTCTGGAACGCCTTACGAGATCACTGCCGAAACCGGACAGCCCTGCCAGTTGAACTTCATCAAAAGAGACGATTTCCTGCGGTTCCTTCAGGAGCATGGCGACGCCTGCCTGAAAGCTGCCCAGCATCTCAGCCGGGATTGCCAGTCCGCCTACCAGCAGATTCGCTCCCTTGGTCTCTCGCACTCGGCTCCCGAGCGCCTGGCGCGTCTGCTAATCGAGTGGTCCCACAGTGAAGACCACACATCTGACGGCACACGCATCAAGGTTGCGCTGACGCACGAGGAGATAGCTCAGATCATCGGTACATCGCGCGAAACTGTCACACGTACTCTTGCCGACTTCCGTAAGAAACAGATTGCGATTCTGAAAGGGTCTACACTCACCATCAAGAACAAGCCGATGTTAGAAAGATTGGTTGGCGCTTAG